In one window of Fictibacillus phosphorivorans DNA:
- a CDS encoding ABC transporter ATP-binding protein: MNQHVLQIKNLHVSFNKKKNKSIAVNDVSLQIEKGQTVALIGESGSGKSMTSLSVLNLLPVNGTAERGSITFNGIDLLKLTEKQMRKIRGNEISMIFQDAIASLNPGMKVGVQITEGLKNHKIITKNERKAAALDLLDKVGFKNPEQVYHQYPEQLSGGMKQRILIAMAVSCKPKLIIADEPTTSLDVTIQRQVLDLIDYYKSDMDASVLLITHDFGIVAEYADWVYVMLGGHIIESADVYTIFQNPVHPYTKALIGSIPTPENGQTRLKSIQDYTFETDYDGRQFAPETYTYESSSFQAPSSLVEIEPLHYVRFYDEKRMVTTIG; encoded by the coding sequence ATGAATCAGCATGTTTTACAGATAAAAAATTTACACGTTTCTTTTAACAAGAAAAAAAACAAGAGTATTGCTGTCAATGATGTCAGCCTTCAGATAGAAAAAGGGCAAACTGTTGCTTTAATCGGGGAATCAGGTTCAGGCAAGAGTATGACATCCTTGTCTGTTCTTAATCTATTACCGGTTAACGGTACAGCTGAAAGAGGATCCATTACATTCAATGGTATAGATTTGCTAAAGCTTACCGAAAAACAGATGCGAAAGATAAGAGGAAATGAGATATCGATGATTTTCCAGGACGCTATCGCTTCACTCAACCCTGGCATGAAAGTAGGCGTTCAGATCACAGAAGGGCTGAAGAATCATAAAATCATAACCAAGAATGAGCGTAAAGCAGCAGCACTCGATCTGTTAGATAAAGTCGGTTTTAAAAATCCTGAACAAGTCTATCACCAATATCCTGAACAGCTTTCTGGCGGAATGAAGCAACGCATCCTCATCGCAATGGCTGTCTCATGCAAACCGAAACTCATTATTGCAGATGAACCCACCACTTCTCTTGATGTAACCATTCAAAGGCAGGTGCTTGATCTGATCGATTACTACAAATCTGATATGGATGCATCTGTTCTACTAATCACACATGATTTCGGAATCGTTGCAGAATATGCTGATTGGGTTTATGTCATGTTAGGAGGTCATATCATTGAGTCTGCAGATGTTTATACCATTTTCCAAAACCCTGTTCATCCCTATACAAAAGCACTTATTGGAAGTATTCCTACTCCAGAAAACGGCCAGACTCGTTTGAAAAGTATACAGGACTATACGTTTGAGACAGATTATGATGGCCGACAATTTGCACCGGAAACATACACATATGAAAGTAGTTCTTTCCAAGCCCCTTCATCACTTGTTGAAATAGAGCCATTGCATTATGTTCGTTTCTATGACGAGAAAAGGATGGTAACTACTATTGGATAA
- a CDS encoding ABC transporter permease subunit, producing the protein MYFSINSYLRRLRSTILGILIISILPAVLFGINTQLSEQVYVYSLKGLSVTRNIFPEIYSQFFYSMTIFFTALLIGLLASLTLTFITTMLPRFLQRIIYGLLTLFESLPDLFIVVLLQVCIVALYKKTGLLIPFYNDYNNPIYLLPILVLSIVPTIQLFKITLLLMREEQHKPYVTVARAMGLGRFYITLKHVFRNILTSLLQYSKTIFVFMLSNLFIVEYVYNLNGIMSLLMITRGAAFLVTALFIAVPFSILFEIADNYNASVNKQQKEKNVA; encoded by the coding sequence ATGTATTTTTCGATTAACAGTTATCTCAGGCGATTAAGGTCTACGATTCTAGGTATTTTAATCATTAGCATTCTACCGGCTGTTTTGTTTGGCATTAATACACAGCTATCAGAGCAAGTTTACGTGTATTCATTAAAAGGCTTAAGTGTAACAAGAAACATCTTCCCTGAAATATACAGTCAGTTTTTTTACTCCATGACAATCTTCTTTACTGCCCTTCTCATCGGTCTACTTGCTTCACTCACGTTAACGTTTATTACTACTATGCTGCCCAGATTTCTACAACGAATAATTTATGGTCTCTTGACCCTATTTGAATCACTACCTGATCTATTTATTGTCGTACTTTTGCAAGTATGTATAGTAGCTCTTTATAAAAAAACAGGTCTTCTAATACCTTTTTATAACGATTATAACAATCCCATTTATTTGCTGCCCATTTTGGTACTTTCAATCGTTCCCACGATTCAATTGTTTAAGATTACACTTCTATTAATGAGAGAAGAACAACATAAGCCCTATGTAACGGTAGCAAGAGCTATGGGGTTAGGCCGCTTCTACATAACATTAAAGCATGTGTTCAGAAACATTTTGACGAGTTTATTACAGTACTCAAAAACTATTTTTGTATTCATGCTTTCTAACCTATTTATTGTCGAATATGTTTATAACCTCAATGGAATTATGAGCTTATTAATGATTACGCGGGGAGCTGCTTTCTTAGTAACCGCATTATTTATCGCAGTTCCTTTTTCCATCTTGTTTGAGATTGCGGATAATTACAACGCATCAGTAAATAAACAACAAAAGGAGAAAAACGTAGCATGA
- a CDS encoding sugar phosphate isomerase/epimerase family protein has protein sequence MTHTIGISGSTIMSNEKKFNELFQKKITHIEIGEFENEQAFQRFLQLHRNSNKTFGIHSPVFRSGSKYDLLEKFQHSPEKAWHLFEQEIRRLVQLDAKYILVHFPYFQGTAQNPEILIEQGLKRLSELQLKYNLPIVCEPKLGLDRSPKGIEYLDAFPLASWKKYGLKLCIDIGDYLLAADENALEMIQKWKDHIKVVHLHNIEFMNDKYIWIPIHPSHEDDGKHYPIKEILHVLAESPDIYWVLEHTPHSNPSKTFIDEGLHWLMNDFLDTDILI, from the coding sequence ATGACACATACAATCGGGATTTCGGGTAGTACCATCATGTCTAACGAGAAAAAATTTAACGAACTTTTTCAAAAAAAGATCACACATATTGAAATTGGAGAATTTGAGAACGAACAAGCCTTTCAAAGATTTCTCCAACTTCATAGGAACAGTAACAAAACGTTTGGTATCCACTCTCCTGTCTTTAGAAGCGGTAGTAAATATGATCTGTTAGAGAAGTTTCAACATTCACCTGAAAAAGCATGGCATTTGTTCGAACAAGAAATTCGGCGTCTCGTTCAGTTAGACGCTAAGTATATCCTTGTTCATTTTCCTTATTTTCAAGGAACTGCACAAAATCCGGAAATCTTAATTGAGCAGGGTCTAAAACGGTTATCTGAACTACAACTTAAATACAACTTGCCCATCGTTTGTGAACCAAAACTTGGGTTGGATCGATCCCCAAAAGGCATAGAGTATCTAGATGCTTTTCCTCTTGCGTCATGGAAAAAGTACGGACTGAAGCTGTGCATAGATATTGGTGATTATCTATTAGCTGCAGATGAAAATGCTCTTGAGATGATTCAAAAGTGGAAAGATCATATTAAAGTTGTCCATCTTCATAACATTGAATTTATGAATGACAAATACATATGGATTCCAATCCACCCCTCACATGAAGATGACGGAAAGCATTATCCAATTAAGGAGATTCTTCACGTTTTAGCTGAATCCCCTGATATATATTGGGTTCTTGAACATACGCCTCACTCAAATCCTTCTAAAACATTTATTGATGAGGGGTTACATTGGTTAATGAATGACTTTCTAGATACTGATATTCTTATCTAG
- a CDS encoding diacylglycerol kinase, translating into MKRARLIYNPSSGRETVKKQLPYILNRLENAGYETSCHATTPEDGCATRAARAAGERGFDLVIAAGGDGTIYEVVNGLAGLENRPMLGIIPAGTTNDFARAVGVPRTIEGACDVLCGGVHMPVDIGKVNDKFFINIAGGGRITELTYEVPSKLKTMIGQLAYFLKGIEMLPSIRPTFVEIEFDDKEKYEGEIMLFLVANTNSVGGFEKLAPSSEFHDGLFDVIILKKTNLAEFVRIASLAIRGEHIHDDHVIYKKAKRVKVTPREKMQINLDGELGGILPGEFENLHHHFELLVPKERLKP; encoded by the coding sequence ATGAAACGAGCTCGACTAATATATAATCCAAGTTCGGGAAGAGAAACGGTAAAAAAACAGCTTCCTTATATTTTAAATAGACTTGAAAATGCAGGCTATGAAACATCTTGTCATGCAACAACACCTGAAGACGGTTGCGCGACTCGCGCTGCACGTGCAGCGGGGGAAAGAGGCTTTGACCTTGTTATTGCGGCCGGTGGAGACGGAACGATCTATGAAGTGGTCAACGGACTAGCAGGACTTGAAAATCGTCCTATGCTAGGAATCATTCCGGCTGGAACAACGAATGACTTTGCACGTGCAGTAGGTGTGCCGCGTACGATTGAAGGAGCTTGTGACGTTCTTTGCGGCGGTGTACATATGCCTGTTGATATCGGTAAAGTGAACGACAAATTCTTCATCAACATTGCGGGTGGAGGTCGTATAACAGAGCTTACTTATGAAGTACCAAGTAAACTGAAGACGATGATCGGACAGCTAGCGTACTTTTTAAAAGGAATCGAGATGCTGCCATCGATCCGTCCAACATTTGTTGAGATTGAATTTGATGATAAAGAAAAATACGAAGGCGAGATCATGCTCTTCTTAGTAGCTAACACAAACTCAGTTGGAGGCTTCGAGAAGCTTGCTCCATCATCAGAGTTTCATGACGGTCTGTTTGATGTCATCATATTGAAGAAAACAAACCTTGCAGAGTTTGTCCGTATTGCATCTCTTGCAATCCGAGGCGAACACATCCATGATGATCATGTCATCTATAAAAAGGCAAAGCGTGTAAAAGTAACGCCTCGTGAAAAGATGCAGATCAACCTAGATGGAGAGCTCGGCGGCATCCTGCCAGGTGAGTTTGAAAATCTACACCATCATTTTGAACTGCTCGTACCTAAAGAACGACTCAAACCATAA
- the rlmD gene encoding 23S rRNA (uracil(1939)-C(5))-methyltransferase RlmD, which translates to MTKADLPVHKNESYEVDIVDLTHEGAGVARVNGFTLFVPNTLPGERGKIKVVGVKKGFGFGRLEELIEESPERVEPPCPIYKWCGGCQLQHLSYEGQLEYKRKLVEDVLTRIGKLEDVPVLPTLGMGEEPWRYRNKAQVPVGESNGRIITGFYQKRSHEIVEMDSCIITGDTNDDAVQAVKEIVNQYNISAYNEEKHKGVLRHIIARYGKTTGDLMIVLVTNGQELPQRKKIVEDIRKALPEIKSIVQNVNSKRTNVIFGEETRVLWGAEYIYDFIGDIKFAISARSFYQINPDQTKVLYDQALQYAELNGDETVIDAYCGIGTISLFLAQKAKKVYGVEIVPEAIEDARRNAELNNIHNAEFAVGKSEEVIPEWKKQGITPDVIVVDPPRKGCDEELLKTIIEMKPKRVVYVSCNPGTLARDLRVLEDGGFKTQKVQPVDMFPQTTHVEAVALLELN; encoded by the coding sequence ATGACAAAGGCTGATTTGCCTGTTCATAAAAATGAGAGTTATGAAGTAGATATAGTGGATTTAACCCATGAAGGAGCAGGGGTTGCTCGTGTAAATGGGTTTACTTTGTTTGTGCCGAATACATTGCCTGGCGAGCGAGGGAAGATTAAGGTTGTAGGTGTGAAAAAAGGATTCGGTTTTGGTCGTTTAGAAGAGCTGATCGAAGAGAGCCCTGAACGCGTTGAACCACCTTGCCCCATATATAAATGGTGTGGAGGCTGCCAGCTTCAGCACTTATCCTATGAGGGACAGCTGGAGTATAAACGCAAGCTTGTAGAAGACGTGTTAACGAGAATCGGTAAGTTAGAAGATGTACCTGTTCTGCCTACACTAGGTATGGGAGAAGAACCGTGGCGTTATCGCAATAAAGCGCAAGTGCCGGTTGGTGAAAGCAATGGGCGCATCATCACAGGTTTTTACCAGAAGCGCAGCCACGAAATCGTAGAGATGGATAGCTGTATCATCACAGGAGATACGAATGATGACGCAGTACAAGCTGTAAAAGAAATCGTGAATCAATACAATATCAGTGCCTATAATGAAGAAAAACATAAAGGCGTTCTCCGTCATATCATTGCGCGATACGGTAAAACGACAGGTGATTTGATGATCGTACTCGTTACGAACGGTCAAGAGCTGCCACAGCGTAAGAAGATAGTAGAAGATATTCGAAAAGCACTACCTGAGATCAAATCGATTGTTCAAAATGTGAATTCAAAACGTACGAACGTGATTTTTGGTGAAGAAACGCGAGTACTTTGGGGTGCTGAATATATTTATGATTTTATCGGCGACATCAAGTTTGCCATCTCGGCACGTTCGTTTTATCAGATCAATCCAGACCAAACGAAAGTGCTTTATGATCAAGCGTTACAATATGCAGAACTGAATGGTGATGAGACGGTCATCGATGCATATTGCGGAATAGGGACGATCTCACTGTTCCTCGCACAAAAAGCAAAAAAAGTGTACGGAGTTGAAATCGTACCAGAAGCGATTGAAGACGCGCGCCGCAATGCGGAGTTAAACAACATCCATAACGCTGAGTTTGCTGTTGGTAAATCAGAAGAAGTGATACCTGAGTGGAAGAAGCAAGGCATCACGCCAGATGTGATTGTCGTTGATCCACCTCGAAAAGGCTGTGACGAGGAGTTATTAAAAACTATCATCGAAATGAAGCCTAAGCGCGTAGTCTATGTGAGCTGTAATCCAGGCACACTCGCACGTGATTTGCGTGTACTTGAAGATGGTGGGTTTAAAACGCAGAAAGTCCAGCCGGTCGATATGTTTCCTCAGACTACACACGTTGAAGCCGTTGCGTTGCTTGAGCTTAACTAA
- a CDS encoding acyl carrier protein, producing MVRYIELARSPIEETVIMERVSMMRNIEKYRNAFINVLELEEDEVVENLVLAESAEWDSIAHMALICEIEDAFDVSLDSEWMTEFNSYQSGIELLERSGVNMINE from the coding sequence ATGGTTAGGTATATAGAACTTGCTCGGTCTCCGATTGAAGAGACAGTCATTATGGAAAGGGTGTCAATGATGAGAAACATCGAAAAATATAGAAATGCCTTTATTAATGTGTTGGAACTAGAGGAAGATGAAGTAGTTGAGAATTTAGTATTAGCAGAATCAGCAGAATGGGATTCTATCGCACATATGGCGCTTATTTGTGAGATTGAGGATGCATTTGATGTCTCATTAGATTCAGAATGGATGACGGAATTCAATTCTTACCAGTCTGGAATTGAGCTATTGGAACGTTCGGGAGTGAACATGATTAATGAATAA
- a CDS encoding AMP-binding protein gives MNNFKKMEQFGNRTAVYADREYSYSEMVEISDAICGNVGERTLVFCLCSNNKESLFGYVGFIRGGVVPVLLDASIHIDRLRRLVHLYKPAYIWASSNNQDLSKTMDSSFVYGEYSLYKCPTHFQHNLHEHLALLLTTSGSTGSPKFVRLSYENIFENAISIAKYLDIHENEKPITTLPMNYSYGLSIINSHFICGATVVVTGASIMSKEFWNLCKEQQVTTFGGVPFVYEMLDRMKFEELNLPSLKKLTQAGGKLSETLSHKFAHVCNQKGIQFFTMYGQTEATARMTYLPYEKNLEKAGSIGIAIPGGELILQDDKGNKITAPHLIGELIYKGPNVSLGYAESLFDLSKKDENKGILRTGDMAYFDEDGYFFISGRIKRMIKVYGNRISLDDVEAFLHEHGHDCICAGSDDQMYIYTLRDDYVQIKKIVKEKLNLKGFKIMRIEEIPRNHYGKILYSDLPKLG, from the coding sequence ATGAATAACTTCAAAAAGATGGAGCAGTTTGGGAACCGCACAGCTGTATATGCAGACCGAGAATATTCATACTCTGAAATGGTAGAAATATCGGATGCTATCTGCGGTAATGTGGGTGAAAGAACGCTCGTTTTTTGTTTGTGTTCAAATAATAAAGAGTCTTTATTTGGCTACGTAGGCTTTATTAGAGGTGGCGTTGTCCCCGTGCTTTTAGATGCATCTATTCATATAGATCGGTTACGAAGGCTGGTTCATCTTTATAAGCCTGCATACATCTGGGCAAGTAGTAATAATCAAGATCTCTCAAAGACAATGGATTCTTCATTTGTATATGGAGAGTACTCATTATATAAATGTCCTACCCATTTTCAACATAATCTTCATGAACATCTTGCTCTCCTCTTAACAACCTCTGGAAGTACGGGGAGCCCCAAATTTGTTCGTTTAAGCTATGAAAATATTTTTGAAAACGCTATATCAATAGCTAAATACCTTGATATCCATGAAAACGAAAAACCGATTACCACACTACCAATGAACTACTCCTACGGGCTTTCTATTATTAACAGCCATTTCATATGTGGAGCCACCGTCGTTGTAACGGGAGCTTCTATCATGAGTAAGGAGTTTTGGAATTTATGTAAGGAACAGCAAGTCACAACTTTTGGTGGAGTTCCTTTTGTGTATGAGATGCTTGACAGGATGAAGTTTGAAGAGCTTAATCTGCCAAGTTTAAAAAAATTAACTCAAGCAGGTGGCAAATTGAGTGAAACGCTATCCCACAAATTTGCTCATGTGTGTAATCAGAAGGGGATTCAGTTTTTTACAATGTACGGTCAAACGGAGGCGACAGCGCGGATGACCTATCTACCCTATGAAAAAAATCTAGAAAAAGCAGGGAGTATCGGTATCGCTATTCCTGGTGGAGAGCTAATCCTTCAAGATGACAAGGGAAACAAAATTACAGCACCTCATTTGATAGGCGAATTGATATACAAAGGGCCGAATGTTTCCTTAGGGTATGCGGAGTCGTTATTCGATCTTTCAAAAAAAGATGAGAATAAAGGTATTTTGCGTACGGGAGATATGGCTTACTTTGATGAGGATGGGTATTTCTTTATATCGGGGCGCATCAAAAGAATGATTAAAGTGTATGGAAACCGCATCAGCCTTGATGATGTAGAAGCGTTTTTACATGAGCATGGCCACGATTGTATCTGTGCTGGAAGCGATGACCAAATGTATATCTACACATTAAGAGATGATTATGTTCAGATAAAAAAAATAGTCAAAGAAAAATTAAACTTAAAGGGCTTTAAGATTATGAGAATTGAGGAAATCCCACGTAATCATTATGGGAAAATCCTCTATTCAGACCTTCCTAAACTTGGCTAA
- a CDS encoding MBOAT family O-acyltransferase, protein MTFISIEFLLFLAITVLLNYIIPHRLRWVLLLVASYVFYASLSIQFILLLLISTAFTYFTGIFIEKQETKKQKKKAMVVGISVLLFFLGWFKYLNFVNESLRSIATFMGWNYSIPYQEIVLPLAISFYTFQAVSYLVDIFYGKQKAERHYGYFSVYFAFFPQLVAGPIERAKKLIPQLKVEQRLQYENLVYGMKRIAWGFFKKTLIADRLAPIVASVYDSPNPSGSEIVLATILFSIQLYADFSACSDIAIGSARMLGINLTENFKQPHFAVSISDFWSRWHITLSTWLRDYIFFPLCKRKKKRSEIYFAIVITFLVSGIWHGAAWTFVIWGLIHGFYRVFGDATKSYRERMASFVRLDRSPVLHRWLKITITFLLVCFSRVFFRSDTVSQAFEHAKLFLSISSWSPVGMIKAFEIFPLFDLLLFIFFFIILQLFQYIERNNGSAWEFLSKHSTFTRLAFYIFLIFSVLVLGVTGDGFVYGGF, encoded by the coding sequence ATGACTTTTATATCAATTGAGTTTCTTCTATTTCTCGCAATAACTGTTTTGTTGAATTATATAATCCCCCATCGATTGAGATGGGTTCTTTTATTGGTTGCAAGTTATGTTTTTTACGCTAGTTTAAGTATTCAATTTATACTTTTACTCTTAATTAGCACAGCTTTTACTTATTTTACTGGAATTTTTATTGAAAAACAGGAGACAAAAAAACAGAAGAAAAAAGCCATGGTTGTTGGTATTTCTGTATTGTTGTTTTTTCTTGGTTGGTTTAAATATTTAAATTTTGTGAATGAATCGCTTCGGTCGATAGCAACTTTCATGGGTTGGAATTATTCGATACCCTACCAAGAGATCGTTCTGCCATTAGCCATTTCATTTTATACATTTCAGGCTGTAAGTTATCTTGTGGATATTTTCTATGGAAAGCAAAAAGCTGAAAGACATTATGGTTATTTTTCGGTCTATTTTGCATTTTTTCCACAACTGGTTGCAGGGCCGATTGAACGTGCCAAAAAATTAATTCCACAATTGAAAGTCGAACAGCGTTTACAATATGAAAATTTAGTATATGGAATGAAGAGAATCGCATGGGGTTTTTTTAAAAAGACATTGATTGCAGATCGACTAGCTCCAATCGTTGCTAGTGTTTACGATAGTCCTAACCCGTCTGGTTCTGAAATCGTACTAGCTACTATATTATTCTCGATTCAGTTGTACGCTGATTTTTCAGCATGCAGTGACATTGCCATTGGTAGCGCAAGAATGCTGGGGATAAATTTAACAGAAAACTTTAAACAGCCGCACTTTGCCGTTTCAATTTCAGATTTTTGGAGTAGATGGCATATAACGCTCTCCACATGGCTTAGGGATTATATTTTTTTCCCGTTATGTAAGAGGAAAAAGAAGAGAAGTGAAATTTATTTTGCCATTGTGATTACTTTTTTAGTAAGTGGCATTTGGCACGGAGCCGCATGGACGTTTGTTATATGGGGTCTTATTCATGGGTTTTATCGCGTGTTTGGAGATGCAACGAAATCTTATCGTGAACGTATGGCTTCGTTTGTTCGATTGGATAGAAGCCCAGTGCTCCATAGATGGTTGAAAATTACAATAACCTTCCTGCTCGTTTGCTTTTCCAGAGTTTTTTTTCGATCGGATACCGTATCACAAGCATTTGAACATGCAAAACTTTTCTTGAGCATCAGCTCTTGGAGCCCGGTGGGAATGATTAAAGCTTTTGAAATTTTTCCGTTATTTGATCTGCTACTTTTCATTTTTTTCTTTATTATTCTACAACTGTTTCAGTATATAGAAAGAAACAATGGTTCAGCATGGGAATTTCTATCAAAACACTCTACATTTACTAGATTGGCATTTTATATTTTTCTTATTTTTTCAGTTCTTGTATTAGGTGTTACAGGTGATGGATTTGTTTATGGTGGATTTTGA
- a CDS encoding tRNA dihydrouridine synthase, protein MIDNFWRDLPRPFFVLAPMEDVTDVVFRHVVSKAGRPDVFFTEFTNSDSYCHPEGLKSVRGRLTFTEDEQPMVAHIWGDNPEYFRQMSIGMKAMGFKGIDINMGCPVPNVAQRGKGSGLILRPDVAAELIQAAKAGGLPVSVKTRLGFKEIDEWEAWLTHILEQDIANLSIHLRTREEMSLVDAHWELIPEIKKLRDRIAPDTLLTINGDIPDRQVGLELAEKYGIDGVMIGRGIFKNPFAFEKEPREHSSKEYLDLLRLQLDLQDQYAEEVPRSITGLHRFFKIYVKGFPGAAELRNQLMNTKSTDEVRALLDNLEL, encoded by the coding sequence ATGATAGATAATTTTTGGCGTGATCTGCCGCGTCCATTTTTTGTACTTGCTCCAATGGAGGATGTGACAGATGTTGTTTTTCGTCATGTCGTAAGTAAAGCTGGGCGACCGGATGTGTTTTTTACGGAATTTACCAACTCGGATAGCTATTGTCATCCAGAAGGATTAAAAAGTGTTCGCGGTCGTTTGACGTTTACAGAAGATGAACAGCCGATGGTGGCACATATATGGGGAGATAACCCTGAATATTTCCGTCAAATGAGTATTGGCATGAAAGCGATGGGCTTTAAAGGAATCGACATTAACATGGGCTGCCCTGTACCGAATGTTGCACAAAGAGGAAAAGGAAGCGGCCTTATTCTACGTCCAGATGTAGCGGCTGAATTGATTCAGGCGGCTAAAGCGGGCGGACTGCCTGTTAGCGTGAAAACACGACTTGGTTTTAAAGAGATCGATGAGTGGGAAGCGTGGCTTACACATATTTTAGAGCAGGATATTGCGAACCTTTCTATCCATTTACGAACAAGAGAGGAAATGAGTCTTGTAGATGCCCATTGGGAGCTGATTCCTGAAATTAAAAAGCTGCGTGACCGAATCGCACCAGATACGCTATTAACGATCAATGGTGACATTCCCGACCGTCAAGTTGGGTTAGAACTTGCAGAAAAGTACGGTATCGATGGCGTCATGATCGGGCGTGGAATCTTTAAGAATCCTTTTGCTTTTGAAAAAGAGCCAAGAGAGCACAGCAGCAAGGAATATCTTGATCTATTAAGACTGCAGCTCGACCTTCAAGATCAATACGCAGAAGAAGTGCCGCGTTCTATCACAGGACTTCACCGCTTTTTCAAAATCTATGTAAAAGGATTCCCTGGGGCGGCCGAATTACGAAATCAGTTGATGAACACGAAATCAACGGATGAAGTGAGAGCATTGCTAGATAACTTAGAACTGTAA
- a CDS encoding Type 1 glutamine amidotransferase-like domain-containing protein, with product MKLLLTSGGVINKSIHEALVDMLDKPIAECNALCIPTAMYGHPWVGPGVKAWKFITGREENPMVNLGWKSVGVLELTALPSIDKERWVPLVKETDVLLVSGGDALYLYHWMQQSGLAELLPTLRAVYVGMSAGSMVMTPKIGEEFVGWTPPTGEDKALGFVNFSIFPHVDHEMLPDNTMAAAEQWAAALQGPAYAINDDTAIKVIDGEVEVISEGHWKQF from the coding sequence ATGAAATTACTGCTTACATCAGGTGGCGTGATTAACAAAAGCATACATGAGGCGCTCGTTGATATGCTGGACAAGCCGATTGCTGAATGCAATGCCCTTTGTATACCTACCGCAATGTACGGACATCCTTGGGTAGGACCAGGTGTGAAGGCTTGGAAATTTATCACAGGGAGAGAGGAAAATCCTATGGTTAACCTAGGCTGGAAGTCAGTTGGTGTGCTCGAGCTTACAGCGCTGCCAAGCATTGACAAAGAACGGTGGGTACCCCTCGTAAAGGAGACCGACGTCTTATTGGTATCGGGTGGAGATGCTCTCTATCTTTACCATTGGATGCAGCAGTCTGGGCTTGCGGAGCTTTTACCGACTCTTCGTGCCGTTTATGTGGGTATGAGCGCAGGTAGTATGGTGATGACACCTAAGATTGGGGAAGAATTCGTTGGTTGGACTCCACCGACCGGTGAAGATAAAGCACTTGGATTTGTCAATTTTTCAATCTTTCCACATGTTGATCACGAGATGCTGCCGGACAACACCATGGCCGCTGCAGAACAATGGGCGGCTGCGTTACAGGGCCCAGCGTATGCTATTAACGATGATACCGCCATTAAAGTGATTGATGGTGAGGTAGAGGTTATCTCAGAAGGACATTGGAAACAGTTTTAA